From a single Parambassis ranga chromosome 2, fParRan2.1, whole genome shotgun sequence genomic region:
- the raph1b gene encoding ras-associated and pleckstrin homology domains-containing protein 1b isoform X2, with translation MDQVSDDELDHGAEEDSDKEDQDLDKMFGAWLGELDKLTQSLDDGRPQKALQKPPLRQETNMANFSYRFSMYNINEALNQGDSVDLDALMADLCSIEQELSTISKPNSRSQNKSQQRGLAGRSASTKVTGTSGGGSSGGSTSSSTRASPANTVRGGSVGSRPAASNISLDDITSQLEKASLSMDEAARQTSSSSSSSSSSFSSTTLRRPSSGSSGGGHHRRTGSVGGVSEQEAPSQRSSVNSACASASSMDSLDTDKVIGGEGDGQSSPSTQGQNQTSTEHVTLRRANGKPARRQLDFTSGEGEMDRATHSYLDRETSLILKSIAGKPSHLLTKEEQAAKLKAEKIRVALEKIKEAQVKKLVIRVHMSDESSKTMMVDERQTVRQVLDSLLDKSHCGYSPDWSLVETIPELQMERIFEDHENLVENLLNWTRDSHNKLMFIERIEKYALFKNPQNYLLGRKETSEMADRNKEALLEECFCGGSVSVPEIEGILWLKEDGKKSWKKRYFLLRASGIYYVPKGKAKASRDLVCFLQLDHVNVYYGQDYRSKYKAPTDYCLALKHPQIQKKSQYIKYLCCDDVRTLHQWVNGIRIAKYGKQLYMNYQEAMKRTEAAYDWSSLSTASIRSGSSSASIPESQSNHSGHSDSGVDTGSSHGRSQSVVSSIFSEAWKRGTQMEENSKMRMEASRGATLPHSHSHRHHSQHSVDHMAPTPPPQPQPQQQQQQQPPQPQHPPMQVHTPTQPPSPQPAPQPPPQAPQASPQCPQNVISYNHMLPPPPPQQQLPQQPAPAPPPPPPPPPPPPPPPPLPPVQMVSHHSPALTMYKFSTINRLQNQKAFQASNHHKLPAHLHATAQQVLPSSQPPAHVIPPNVNHIAARTNVPPPPPPPPPPPPCMPTPGSAMAMLKYGPPSPATPPAFIPFPPAPQANGVAFPPPPPPPPPPAPTPMSQPVHSNGLKQALKERFPSPPRDLLPPNGGLEESPPPAPAPPPPPPPPPPPPPPPPPPQQFPAVPAQFPPPPAPPPAPPKTFTPGFVPHTAPKPMSPVSPFPPAPPPAAIGGPAPTPPPPPPPPPPPAPLKKQFSLQAGHTSSHPPPTLPKQHSLSKPASISTGAPPTMSLVKQLASQFPGASSQVANHTEISKAPLSPPAVKTKPKWQPGGGQQVQSPEFPPPPPDNNASFPAPPPPPPPPPAPVTGPTPPPPPLPPGNLGSPTRRSPSGPSDFGGKKPPPTPQRNSSIKTNASSFYEESRRNLLSKFAPQSNTSVSTPCPTSSSNGSPFKDPASGPPAPPKPGKLNLSNLPPALQAKVSQAKQSGGDFPSPPPECAYFPPPPPASELFPPPPPPGNDAHIGGPPRVAVVNPQPQAPPPPPPVSLVSNSTWGKSSLKKTPPPTLARRSNTTPDPPPLSPPPPTSPKGSSGQPNFLEDLNRTLKRKSVGRQGSVNSAGLSGKLEPTGTMDDMALPPPPPELLLDQGTHSNGGNGGYMSGNISGYATLRRGPPPAPPKRGDGTKLTGEC, from the exons atggatCAGGTGTCGGATGACGAGTTGGATCATGGAGCAGAAGAGGACAGTGATAAGGAGGACCAGGATCTGGACAAGATGTTTGGAGCCTGGCTAGGAGAGCTGGACAAGCTCACAcag agtcTGGATGATGGCAGGCCGCAGAAAGCCCTGCAGAAGCCCCCCCTCAGGCAGGAGACCAACATGGCCAACTTCTCCTACCGCTTTTCAATGTATAACATAAACG AGGCGTTGAACCAGGGTGACTCAGTGGATCTGGATGCCCTGATGGCCGACTTGTGCTCCATCGAGCAGGAGCTGAGCACCATCTCCAAACCCAACTCTCGCAGCCAGAATAAGAGCCAGCAGAGGGGGCTGGCGGGCCGCAGCGCCAGCACCAAGGTTACAGGCACCAGTGGAGGGGGGAGCAGCGGAG GAAGTACCAGTAGTAGCACCAGGGCTTCGCCAGCCAACACAGTCCGAGGAGGGAGTGTCGGCTCCCGCCCCGCCGCCTCCAACATCTCCCTGGATGACATCACCTCCCAGCTGGAAAAGGCCTCACTCAGCATGGACGAAGCAGCACGTCAgacgtcctcctcttcctcctcctcctcatcttcatttTCCTCCACCACCCTCCGCCGCCCCTCATCCGGGTCATCCGGCGGTGGGCATCACCGGAGGACAGGCTCGGTGGGCGGGGTCAGTGAGCAGGAGGCCCCCTCTCAGCGGTCCAGTGTAAATTCAGCATGTGCCTCAGCTTCCAGCATGGACTCCCTGGACACTGATAAAGTGATAGGAGGCGAGGGGGACGGTCAGAGCAGTCCGAGCACACAGGGCCAGAACCAGACCAGCACAGAG CATGTCACACTGCGACGGGCTAATGGTAAGCCAGCCAGGCGGCAGCTTGACTTCACTTCGGGAGAAGGTGAAATGGATCGGGCCACT CACTCCTATCTGGACCGAGAAACTTCGCTCATACTGAAAAGCATAGCTGGAAAGCCTTCTCACCTCCTGACCAAG GAGGAGCAAGCTGCCAAACTGAAGGCAGAGAAGATCCGAGTCGCCCTGGAGAAAATAAAGGAGGCGCAGGTCAAAAAG ctgGTGATCAGGGTCCACATGTCAGATGAGAGCTCCAAGACCATGATGGTGGACGAGCGACAGACGGTCAGGCAGGTGCTGGACAGCCTGCTTGACAAGTCGCACTGTGGCTACAGCCCCGACTGGTCTCTAGTGGAAACCATCCCTGAGCTACAGATGG AGCGTATTTTTGAGGATCATGAGAACTTGGTGGAGAATCTATTGAACTGGACCCGGGACAGCCACAACAAGCTTATGTTTATCGAACGCATCGAGAAATACGCTCTTTTCAAGAACCCTCAG AACTATTTGTTGGGGCGGAAGGAGACATCAGAAATGGCTGACAGGAATAAAGAGGCTTTATTAGAG GAATGCTTCTGTGGTGGCTCGGTGTCCGTGCCTGAGATCGAGGGCATCCTGTGGCTCAAAGAGGATGGGAAGAAGTCGTGGAAGAAGCGCTACTTCCTCCTCAGGGCCTCTGGGATCTACTATGTCCCCAAAGGCAAAGCCAAG gCATCCAGAGATCTGGTGTGCTTCCTGCAGCTGGACCACGTTAATGTGTACTACGGCCAGGACTACCGCAGCAAATACAAGGCTCCCACTGACTACTGCCTGGCCCTGAAG CATCCACAAATCCAGAAGAAGTCGCAGTACATCAAGTATTTGTGCTGCGATGACGTCAGGACGCTGCACCAGTGGGTGAACGGAATCCGCATCGCCAAA tatggGAAGCAGCTGTACATGAACTACCAGGAAGCCATGAAGAGGACAGAGGCGGCCTACGATTGGTCCTCTCTCTCTACCGCCAGCATCCGATCCGGCTCCAGCTCGGCCAGCATACCTG aGTCCCAGTCCAACCACTCAGGCCATTCGGACAGCGGGGTGGACACAGGCTCCTCCCACGGCCGCTCCCAGAGTGTGGTGAGCTCCATCTTTTCTGAGGCCTGGAAGAGAGGCACGCAGATGGAGGAAAACTCTAAG ATGAGAATGGAGGCATCCAGGGGGGCCACGCTGCCACACTCCCACAGTCACCGCCATCACAGCCAGCATTCAGTGGACCACATGGCCCCGACGCCTCCTCCACAGCCGCAgccccaacaacaacaacagcagcagccgccACAGCCTCAGCATCCTCCAATGCAGGTCCACACGCCTACCCAGCCACCATCTCCTCAGCCGGCCCCACAGCCTCCACCTCAGGCTCCTCAGGCGTCGCCGCAGTGTCCGCAGAATGTCATCAGCTACAACCACATGTTGCCACCgccaccacctcagcagcagctgccgcAGCAGCCAGCTCCagcacccccacctcctcctcctccaccgccaccaccaccaccaccccctcccctACCCCCAGTGCAAATGGTGTCGCATCACTCGCCGGCCCTCACCATGTACAAGTTCAGCACCATCAACAGGCTACAGAACCAGAAGGCCTTCCAAGCATCCAATCACCACAAGTTACCCGCTCACCTCCACGCCACCGCTCAGCAAGTCCTGCCCTCATCTCAGCCCCCAGCCCACGTTATACCACCCAATGTCAATCACATTGCAGCAAGGACTAACGTCCCGCCTCCCCCTCCGCCGCCTCCGCCACCTCCACCTTGTATGCCGACCCCCGGGTCAGCGATGGCCATGTTGAAATATGGCCCTCCCAGCCCGGCCACCCCACCTGCCTTTATACCTTTTCCACCTGCTCCTCAGGCCAATGGAGTGGCatttccacctcctccacctcctccaccaccacctgctCCAACCCCCATGAGTCAGCCCGTGCACTCCAACGGGCTGAAGCAGGCACTGAAGGAGCGGTTCCCCAGCCCACCGCGGGACCTTCTGCCACCAAATGGAGGTCTCGAGGAATCTCCACCACCTGCCCcagctcctccccctcccccacctccacctccgcccccaccaccacctccacctcctccccagcAGTTCCCAGCAGTGCCAGCCCAatttccacctcctcctgcacccCCACCAGCGCCACCCAAAACATTTACACCAGGCTTCGTCCCTCACACAGCCCCCAAGCCAATGTCACCGGTGTCTCCCTTCCCTCCTGCTCCGCCTCCTGCTGCCATCGGTGGCCCAgccccaacaccaccaccaccaccaccgccccctcctccacctgcacccCTCAAGAAGCAGTTCAGCCTTCAAGCTGGCCACACTTCCAGTCACCCTCCTCCAACTCTGCCCAAGCAGCACAGCCTGTCCAAGCCAGCATCCATCTCCACAGGGGCCCCTCCCACCATGTCTCTGGTGAAGCAGTTAGCCAGCCAGTTTCCTGGAGCTTCATCCCAAGTAGCCAATCACACAGAGATCTCCAAAGCCCCCCTTTCCCCACCAGCTGTTAAGACCAAACCAAAATGGCAGCCAGGTGGGGGCCAGCAGGTCCAGTCTCCGGAgttccctccccctcctccagaCAACAACGCCAGTTTTCctgcaccacctcctcctccgccaCCTCCCCCAGCTCCTGTCACAggaccaacaccaccaccacctccacttcctcctggAAACCTGGGCTCCCCCACAAGGAGGTCACCCTCCGGACCCTCTGACTTTGGAGGCAAGAAACCCCCTCCCACCCCACAGAGGAACTCCAGCATCAAGACCAACGCCTCATCCTTCTATGAGGAATCCAGAAGAAACTTACTCAGCAAGTTTGCTCCCCAGAGCAACACCTCTGTGTCTACCCCATGTCCCACCTCCTCTTCAAATGGCTCTCCTTTCAAAGACCCTGCAAGTGGACCACCTGCTCCTCCAAAACCAGGCAAGCTTAACCTGTCTAACCTCCCCCCGgcactgcaggctaaagtgagcCAGGCGAAGCAGTCCGGCGGTGACTTCCCCTCCCCGCCACCTGAGTGCGCCTACTTTCCGCCTCCTCCCCCAGCCTCTGAgctcttccctcctccaccacctccaggtAATGATGCACACATTGGAGGTCCTCCTCGGGTTGCCGTGGTCAACCCGCAGCCTCAggctccccctcctccaccacctgtcTCCTTAGTCAGCAACTCCACCTGGGGAAAAAGCTCACTAAAAAAGACTCCTCCACCTACACTAGCACGACGTAGTAACACCACCCCAGACCCACCTCCGCTCTCACCACCCCCACCTACGTCCCCAAAGGGCAGCTCAGGCCAGCCCAATTTCCTGGAGGATCTCAACCGGACACTGAAGCGCAAGTCAGTGGGTCGTCAGGGTTCGGTTAACTCGGCCGGCCTCTCGGGAAAGCTGGAGCCCACTGGGACCATGGACGACATGGCGCTGCCGCCACCCCCT